ttttttgtacTTCCATTACTTGTGTATTTcgcaaatcatcaataaattgtgGTTCATCCCAATGTACGATTGTTGATGTGTTGGCCGAAATGACCCACATATCTGGTGGACAATGAAGAACTTGTGGTGGTATTTTATCCTGTTGCAAAATTCGACAATCATCACCAGTATAACCATTTGGACAGAAACGTTCACCACATTTTCCTGGACCAATACGTTCAACTGTTCCGAGTACGGTATCATATCCGGTCCAACGAAGCAATAGTCCACTATAAATTACAGGAGAATTTTTACAACTTCGTATTTGCGATGGAATCTCAACAGACATATCCAATGGCCTGTTCCAGATATTCACACGTGATAAACGACCATGGAAACCTTCTCCAAGATGTGGAACAGAATTTTCAACCGGTGCACCTAGGACTACCCAACCAAAGGCTGGTAATCGACCACCGGTACCATAATCTTGAACAGTATTCGCTAATGCAGTATCGGTGACAAGCATTAATGTACCGTCTCGGCTATCccagatgatgttgatgtaatGCCATTGGCCATCATTGATTGGAACATTCTCCAGATAAGGCATGAATATATCAGGTGATCGTTTAGAATTGTagccattatcattgaacaaAGAGATCAAAACACCAAGATGATTGGCCTGCACTAATGGCCGTTGAGTTTTGCTTATAACATATGGTGAATCAACTTCATACAAAGTGAAATAAGTTCCAATTGTTTCTGGCATGAATTGTACCCATAAAGCGATGGTAAAACTATTTGATTCTTCCAACATAAACGGTATGGTCAAAGCAGCATTTGATGAACGTGAACGATCATTGAAAAAGAGATcatattcaatattgattggTTTACGACAATCTTCTCCGGTCATATTGAATGGGCATTTACAATAGAAACCATTAGTCAAATCAATACAGGTTGCCGATGGTGGACATGATGTAGGGAGACAATCGATAATATCTTCTTCACAATTTTGTCCAGTAAAACCGGGCGGACAAATACAATCATAAGTACCGTCATAATTATCTTGACAGGTTGCACCATTCTGGCATCGTTTTTCATCACAAACATGATATTCATATTGACATCCAATCCCGGTATATTTTGCCGGACATGAGCAATTAAGTCCAGAACCATAATCTTGACACATGCCATGATTTTGACATGGGTTACCAATGCAACGTTGCGGAGCTGTTTGACATCTTTTTCCATCCGTACCAGATGGACAAACACAGAAATAAtcctaaaaaaaagaacgaatgattataaattatttgacaattgaaaaatcaaacctGAAATAGATCAACACATCGAGCATTATTATGACATGGTGATGAATCACACATTCCAACATCTTTTTCACATCGAGGTCCATTCCATCCAAGCGGACAATTACATCGATAACTATTGATTTGATCGACACAAGTTCCTCCATTAAAACAAGGTGATGACGAACATTCATCGATGTTTGTTTCGCAAAGTTCACCACCGAATCCTTCATGACATTGGCATTTGTAAGCATTGTCCATATCGATACAACGTTCAGTTCCAAGTGGTGAACATGGGTTAGAAACACATTCATCAACTTCCGCTTCACATTGAAGACCAACGAATCCCGGTTTACACTGACATCTAAATCCTATCGATTGATCTAGACATGTTCCACCATTTTGGCACGGACTAGATTCACATGCATCGATTTCATGTTGACATCTAGATCCAGTGAATGAGTTTGGATCACAAACACATCGATAGCCATCGATAAGATCAACACATTCGGCATCATTTTCACAAGGTGATGAAGCACATTCATTGGTATTGATTTCACATCGTGTGCCATTCCAACCAGGTTCGCAAACACATTCATGATAGAATAGTCGATCAACGCATAGACCATGAATACAAGGATTTGTGGCacataaatcaattttatcttCACATCGTTTTCCGGTGAATCCCGGTGGACAATCACATTTGAAATCATTGACAAGATCAGTACATTGAGCACCAAGCAAACATGGATCATCGGCACAgtcatcaatgtttgtttgacaaTGTGTTCCAGTCCAGCCAGCTGGACATCGACAATGATAACGTCCCTAAAAGGAGagatttcaaaattatcaatcaacaaaatgacaaGAAAGAATCAATCTTACCTGTAACAATGGAATACAAATGGCATCATTCTCACAAGGTGATGGATTATTCGAACAAGGATTGACAGTAATGTTACAATTATGGCCTTCATAACCAGTTCGACAAAGAcaattgatgttgttgataccGGGAAGATTCTGACACATGGCTTTTTCTGGACAACTATCCTGAAGACATTCTTCTTGTTCAACTTGACATTGTAAACCAGAAAATCCAGCTGGACAACGACAACTATAACCTTGAGGATGGTCGATACAAGTACCACCATTGAAGCATGGTTCTGATTgacattcatcaatatcgacTTCACAAGATTGTCCACTGAATCCGGCTGGACAATAACAATATGGTTCATGTTTATTCACAATACATAGACCACCATTCTGACATTGGATCGATGAACATTGACCTTGAACACAGGCTTCTTTTTTACGTTCACCTGGACGTAATGTCCGTTCACGTAATCTACATTCAATACATTTCGTTTGTCcttctttttcttgataataattaaccGGGCAAGGAGCACATGGTTCTAGACCGGTTTCAGAATAATGTCCAGGTGGACATTTGACtttacattcattgattgattgagcACCCGGTCCATAGGTGAATGTATTGGCCACACATTTTTGACATTCTTTGAAACCTTCTTTTGGTGGTGTACCGGAATATGCATTAACTGGACACTGAAGACAAGGCACCATACCAGTTGGTGAATATGTACCATGGCCACAAACTGGTACACATTCAGCAACGCTTTTACTTCCTTCGGATTTAGTATAGGTTCCTTCTGGACATTGACGACATGATGGTTGACGAAGCATATCCTGATACCAGCCCAATGGACAAGGTAAACAAAGATTTGTATTGCTCGAAGCATAACTACCGGCTGGACATTGTAAACATCGAggaattttatttccacTTTTATCTTCGGTAGCATTTAATGGACTTAGAATTTCACCAGGTCGACAGGTGAAACCACGTTGAACAGATGAACGAAGAGCCTATTGTTgagaaattgaatgaattatataatgatgttaaaaaatattttatatacTCACAATTAATGATGGACAGGAGCCACCAACTTGTTGAGTGgaaatattcaacaatggTTCAATGACAGCATAGGTACTGGGTACCATTAGATCAAAAATCAACGTCAATGTTGAACCACATAGATCGTACAATGTTTTTTGACGATAATTTGGCTGAATTCGAAGCacatatttgattgataattcatTTGCATTTGGTTTAAGTGAAATGGtcgtattgaaaaaatgaacagcCATATCGACATTGATAGCTGAACAACGTTGTGAAAGTAAATGATTAAGATTATCATAATAACTGGAAACATAATTGACATATGCCGACATGCATGATGGTGGCGCAAATCCGCCGCTACGATATTCAATATTGGCCATAACATCATAGCTAGAATCATCCATTTCAGGTTCTGGTTCAGGAACACAATCCGGTATCATATTATTTGGTTGCCAATGGCTACTTTCAGAAcattcataaattttcaatgaatcacCATCGATAAAACGATATCCTTCCAAACATCTTGATGCACATTTATAGCCTGAATCCGTTCGACGACACATAATTTCACCGTTGGCTGGTTTGGTCAATGACCATGGAACACAAATGGCTGGTTGAACAGACACctgaaaatgacaaacagCTTCATTTCCGAATCGATCAGTTGCCAGAACCGTAATATTGCGATATCCTTTAACAGGTATAAAATCCATTTCAGGAATCAAAGTAATTTGAACTTCACCCGATTCATCAGTTGCATTGATTAATCGtcttgtttgattgaaattaatttcatatGATTCCTGTTCTTCCACCAATTCGATTACGTATGATTGTGGACAATGAAGCATTGGTGGTGTTGTTTCTGGTAAGGTAATGTTCACCTGACAAATAGCAACATTTCCATCTGTATCATAGGCTCGATATTCAACACGGAGATCTTCCAATACAATCATTGGTGGTTTAAAACCAATCGGCAATACTTCAACTCTAGCTATGAATCCAGAGTTATCTATTGCAGTTGGAATCGTATAATTAACAGGCATAATACCAGTTGGACCTCGATTAACAACAATCGGTGCTGTAGGACAATTCTGGAAACGAGGTGGTTCTTTATCCACACACAACGGGTGACCATTATCGTAACCGAGAAgaatttcatcttttttatcTTCACAACCAagtaattcaaattttaagcATGGATTTTTATGATATGCAACAATACCCAGAATGATGTAACGAGCAACAACAGTAGCTGGTAAATTGATCACACTCAATTCACCATAATTACCCAATTCACTTAATGTTAGATTGAAATTTGGAAAAtagacaacaaaattttcagcTTCACGAACTTTATAGAAAAATCGAAGTTCAGTAGGACGgccaacaacatcattggTGACAACACCTTTGACCAATAAAGCTTTGATACGATaaacttttttcaaatctaCCGTAACATAAGTGAATGGTTCATGTTGACCACACCAACCGGTAGCTGAATTTAGGCGAACTTTTGTTGCTTCATAATTTGTACGTTGAGTGGTTGCATTGATTGCTGAATCTGGAATCAGTCCAGTGGAAAGACCAATCGGTTTGATTATTCGACAATCAGCACTTTTAACACATGTAATTGGATCATTTGTATAGGGAACATAACCCGGCCGATCACAAGTAAAACGAACTTGAGTATTATGTTCAAAACTGGTTGCAATTTGTTGACCATCTGGTGGATGTCCAGGATCCGTACAAACAGGTCCTTCACAGCGAAGATCACCAAAATCCCAGTAGCCTTTTTCTGAACATCGAActacattatcattacgaTTTGTTTTTCCTGCCAATGTAAATGTATTTTCACAACCGAAAAAGAAACTCGACCTACAaattttatggaaaaaatgcaaaaaaaaaacaaacaaacaaacaagattaATTACACATACATATTTAAACCTTGggaaaattttaataattgcATACTTATAATGTGTATCCATATAATAACCATATGAAGCTCCATTTGATTCAGGTGGTTTTCCACAATCAATTTTCGGACAAGTGGGCAACGCTCCAGACAACCAAAAATCAGGCTTTCCATCTTTGGGATCATAATTACATTGACGATAATGTGCATATGCAGTACCTTTATGTGGTCGACCATCTTCTTGACAAGTAACATTAGCCATACTTAGGAAGGggatcaaattattttccattgttgATTCATATTGTAGTTTTAATCCTTGAGCCGGATCATCAGATATGATTGGACATTGTGCATAAACACATTGTGGTGTTGTACCGTTCCAAAGTCCATTCGATCCACAGGCCAATGAACGTTGTCCTTGCAATACATATCCAAAATCACAATTGAATGTAATAATATcgttataatgataattttcacgTAAAgtcaatatttttccattttcaggTGCCTGTAAATTTGGACATTGTTTTGGAACACATGTTTTGTTGATACGATAAACATCACCATCTCTAAGACCGGTTTCGGTCATTGGAATAAAATATCCAGCCGTTCCATTTGATGTATAGAGTTCATAGCCAACATTACAATGACAAGAAAAACCACCCGGTGAATTGACACATCGTTGATCACAGCCACCATTACGATCAAGACATTCATTGATGTCGAAACAATCTTGACGTGTACAGCCCATAAGTTCGAAACGCATACAGGGGGCAACAGcaaattcaataatcattaCGCGAATATATCGTACTTCCAATGGTATTGGAAGATTTACAATCGACAATCCTGATCCCCCATTAGGAGCTAATCTGAATTGTAATGGTCGTCCTGATATGTCGGAATAGTCACGGAATAAATCAGTTAAATCATCAGCATATTGTAGTCGTATTGTAAGCGGATAAGCTTGTGATCCATCAAGTCTTTGTACGGATTGTATGCGTAATCCTCGAATCACGATCGGAGCTTTAAGATCTACTTGGACCCAATTTTCACCAATCCTAGGCGATGCACCACACCAACCAAAATGTGTACTACGTGGTATCGTATCCAAACGAATATCAGATTTTTTATATCCTGGTTCAGTACTTGATACACGTATGGATGAATCTGGAATTGCACCCGTAGTAAGGCCAAGATCCGATACAGGGCGACAATTAAGATTCGGTTCAAAACCTTGTTTACATTTACAGAAAAATCCACCATCAGTGTTTGTACAAATTGTTGAGGAAATATCACATGCTGAGTTTCCCGGTGAACATTCATCAATGTCTACACATATCGGTATACCagtgaatgattgattactTGAACATTTAATAATCGAAGAACCTTCAAGTCGATAACCTCGATTGCAGAAAACTCGTGATTCAtcttcaaaataaaaatctcgATCAGCATCGTTAGTGGCAAGATAaccatttttgatttctggCAATATTGGACATTTAGCTCTTTCACAAACTGGTGGCAAACCAGACCATTGACCAATGGATGTACAAACAACCACAGGTACACCACGACGATGATAGCcattttcacattcaaatCGTATAATTGTTCCATAGCTACGATTCACTGAACCGGCCATTATTGTTTGTATAGCACGTGGTGTTTCCGATATCGGTGgacatgatgatgctaaACAAATGGGTAACTTTCCCCATTTACCGTCTTCACCACAACGAATCGATTCAGTACGTTGATTCGATGGAAAAGCAAAACCTTTAATAAAAATGGTAgtgatgagaaaaataattagccaaaaaatcaatcaagcgagaaaaatgaaaaacttacCAGCATAACATTGATAAGTGGCAATACCACGATAAGTAACATTTGTTGCATCCACAGCAAAACCATTGTCAATCTGTGGTACTGGACCACAATATCGTTCCTGACAATTGGGTATAGTATCCAATGACCATTTTCCACCCATTAAACATTCAGTTTCTAATTTCAAAACACCAGTGCTAAATTCTTGACCAACTGGACAAGTGAACACTACTTTCGATCCAAACATTGATCCACGTTCCGATGCGATAGCATTTTTTCCGATCGTCAATGGTGAACAATCAGCTGAAAAATTTGCCGACCATCCTCGTGCAGCTTTCATGGCATTCGTTTTGAATAGCAATAACATTCGACCAGAAGATGCGGTCAAAGTTAAACCAGTTGGTTTagtttttgttccaaaaccACGGCTTGGATGTAGAGGAACCGCTGTAGATGAATCTAATCCATCATATATTTGTAATATATCTTCATTGGTTACaccaaattcattgaaaacaatcgatACAGATCCTTCGGCCGGTTTTTCGCGTGAAATATGATAGATACAGTTCTGATTTGTTGGATAATTTGTCACACCAAAAGCTGGTGATGTGACCACACCTTTATCGgacaataaatttatttcacaACCAGCTTTATAACGGATAGAGAATCCTTTTCGTGAATGTACGCcaaaatttgaatggaaataaatGTAAACAGAATTTCCTGTCGAAACTATATAACGATCGTGTGATTTACTCAACTCTATTGTCATATTGCCACTAAAACGACTAAGTGGTGAACTTTTCGATGTTAAACCATCACGAATGAGTAGAAAATCGGTATCCGGTTCTAAATCTAATTCGGTCACCTCCAATGTGATTGTTTTACCTTGACTTGCCGTTATAACATAAACACATTCAAGACCACCAGGATAATAATTTGGATATTGTGGtgaattgataaattgaGCAAAGGTTTGTGCTGTGAATTCACCACCACATTTTAATGGTTCAGTTTTCCATGATGCACGAAAACCTCGTTTCTCTACCGAAGCATCGGAAcgaaatttgattatcattagatTACTGCCAGTAGTGAATGCACGAGCCGATATGTTTTGTATGCCGGACAATGTAGCCAATGTTGTGCTTGTCTCTTCAGTACGACCACCGACTAGAATCTGTACTTGGTCGAAATTATTTTCCGTATCAAATTCTGAGAATTGTAAAATCATTCCCGATCCAATTGGTCCTTCTAATGTCCATTTACAATCACTGTTTGGATCATATTTGTTCGGATAATTTGGTGATATCACTTTATCACCGGAACTTTGTAGATAATAATTACATTTTCGTGGACAATCCATTTCATCTGAACGAtcttcacaatcatcatcaccatcacattTCCATGCATTGTTTATACATTTTCCATTACTACAATGATATGAACCAGTAGGACATGTTATTTTCTGACAAACGAATGGCAAAAGATCTTCACATTCGGCTAATGACCATACACTTTGTGGTGCATCACCATTCGATGTATGTTCACCGATTACAGTTGCTCGTACAcattgaccatcatcaacattcggTTGATCATAGGCCCAAAAACCAACATATTTACTAACAAAACGTCCACTTGCCGATTCAATTgtatttgttgataattgatcaatcgattcaaaacCAATCCAAAATGAGCGACCATCATCGCCAGCCTCACGTAGACTAGCTTCAGCTAATGCAGCGGTAAAATTGTTTTGTGTGAAATCACTGATCAACACTAATTCACTGCCAtatctgtaaaaaaaacaacgaaaacaagaaaaaagagaaatattaaaaaaccggctttagaaaaaaaaaatgttcgggaatttcaaacaaaccgaaaataaaatcaaaaaaaaaaaaaaaaaaaaaaacaaaacaagacaaaacaAGCTTAAGGCTATTTATTGACCCcgaaacgaaataaaaaaaaaacagaaaaaaacacaaacattagACATTTgtgaaattcaatcatcaatttaataatcaacaatttgaatgtggaaaatataaataaatgaaaagtgataatgaatgtaaaagtatcatcatggaaaacaagacaaaaaaaaatgaaaaatgaaaatcaaattggaataaacaaccaaaaatgaagataaagataattaaaaaaaaagagaaaacaacaaaacaacaagtgAGACTAGTCTTCTACTTATAGAGATTATTataaaccatcatcatcatgtcttTAGGTCAAAATATTTCATATTTAGatatatacacatacacatatatttatggttattataattatcatcatcattatcattgttgttggtgtagTTGTATGgccacagaaaaaaaaatctacactatagtatttttcaattgattttcatataaacgattaataatcataatataatgacgatgaaaaaaaaggtttaaaaggttttattcaaaaatacATTACATGCCCTAATAattcgatcatcaacaaccaaTACCACATAattatatacacacatatgaagatgatgataatgataatattttcaatcaatcggtGAATCCAAATccagtgaatgaaaataaaaattgataatcatcatcaagttttcaatcattttgtatGTGACCTAAACAGGATAGctaaaatatttgaaaatgaaattttaaaatttttatttttttttcaattcaaaaaaaaaacaccacaCACAACAATAAGATTTCAAGGTGATATgatgtggtgtgtgtgtgtgtgtgaaaacgAGATTGGATAAAATCATCGTTATATCACCACACACAACTATCCATTGACTTTA
This is a stretch of genomic DNA from Dermatophagoides farinae isolate YC_2012a chromosome 2, ASM2471394v1, whole genome shotgun sequence. It encodes these proteins:
- the uif gene encoding LOW QUALITY PROTEIN: sushi, von Willebrand factor type A, EGF and pentraxin domain-containing protein uif (The sequence of the model RefSeq protein was modified relative to this genomic sequence to represent the inferred CDS: deleted 2 bases in 2 codons) — protein: MMLPSSSSSSMTAQYSRQRCRNRHHQNGQQQYYNLSSNSAIIITSPSSSSSSSSSSSFVTSRPTNSTIITTTQQSDHDINSKSLSLSSSSSSPNCLPPPPPSLLPSSSYKSTLSMNSRKNISTTKLKSKKSSIQWSPLLLLLYQQRNRSNKSNNRFNPFIILKNHNSQYHYYSLQILFILATIFISLSIIPSTQVTAQNSQTISTDNFLHCPEDWRREGIYCYRFFNLRHSWRRAAQICRRYGSELVLISDFTQNNFTAALAEASLREAGDDGRSFWIGFESIDQLSTNTIESASGRFVSKYVGFWAYDQPNVDDGQCVRATVIGEHTSNGDAPQSVWSLAECEDLLPFVCQKITCPTGSYHCSNGKCINNAWKCDGDDDCEDRSDEMDCPRKCNYYLQSSGDKVISPNYPNKYDPNSDCKWTLEGPIGSGMILQFSEFDTENNFDQVQILVGGRTEETSTTLATLSGIQNISARAFTTGSNLMIIKFRSDASVEKRGFRASWKTEPLKCGGEFTAQTFAQFINSPQYPNYYPGGLECVYVITASQGKTITLEVTELDLEPDTDFLLIRDGLTSKSSPLSRFSGNMTIELSKSHDRYIVSTGNSVYIYFHSNFGVHSRKGFSIRYKAGCEINLLSDKGVVTSPAFGVTNYPTNQNCIYHISREKPAEGSVSIVFNEFGVTNEDILQIYDGLDSSTAVPLHPSRGFGTKTKPTGLTLTASSGRMLLLFKTNAMKAARGWSANFSADCSPLTIGKNAIASERGSMFGSKVVFTCPVGQEFSTGVLKLETECLMGGKWSLDTIPNCQERYCGPVPQIDNGFAVDATNVTYRGIATYQCYAGFAFPSNQRTESIRCGEDGKWGKLPICLASSCPPISETPRAIQTIMAGSVNRSYGTIIRFECENGYHRRGVPVVVCTSIGQWSGLPPVCERAKCPILPEIKNGYLATNDADRDFYFEDESRVFCNRGYRLEGSSIIKCSSNQSFTGIPICVDIDECSPGNSACDISSTICTNTDGGFFCKCKQGFEPNLNCRPVSDLGLTTGAIPDSSIRVSSTEPGYKKSDIRLDTIPRSTHFGWCGASPRIGENWVQVDLKAPIVIRGLRIQSVQRLDGSQAYPLTIRLQYADDLTDLFRDYSDISGRPLQFRLAPNGGSGLSIVNLPIPLEVRYIRVMIIEFAVAPCMRFELMGCTRQDCFDINECLDRNGGCDQRCVNSPGGFSCHCNVGYELYTSNGTAGYFIPMTETGLRDGDVYRINKTCVPKQCPNLQAPENGKILTLRENYHYNDIITFNCDFGYVLQGQRSLACGSNGLWNGTTPQCVYAQCPIISDDPAQGLKLQYESTMENNLIPFLSMANVTCQEDGRPHKGTAYAHYRQCNYDPKDGKPDFWLSGALPTCPKIDCGKPPESNGASYGYYMDTHYKSSFFFGCENTFTLAGKTNRNDNVVRCSEKGYWDFGDLRCEGPVCTDPGHPPDGQQIATSFEHNTQVRFTCDRPGYVPYTNDPITCVKSADCRIIKPIGLSTGLIPDSAINATTQRTNYEATKVRLNSATGWCGQHEPFTYVTVDLKKVYRIKALLVKGVVTNDVVGRPTELRFFYKVREAENFVVYFPNFNLTLSELGNYGELSVINLPATVVARYIILGIVAYHKNPCLKFELLGCEDKKDEILLGYDNGHPLCVDKEPPRFQNCPTAPIVVNRGPTGIMPVNYTIPTAIDNSGFIARVEVLPIGFKPPMIVLEDLRVEYRAYDTDGNVAICQVNITLPETTPPMLHCPQSYVIELVEEQESYEINFNQTRRLINATDESGEVQITLIPEMDFIPVKGYRNITVLATDRFGNEAVCHFQVSVQPAICVPWSLTKPANGEIMCRRTDSGYKCASRCLEGYRFIDGDSLKIYECSESSHWQPNNMIPDCVPEPEPEMDDSSYDVMANIEYRSGGFAPPSCMSAYVNYVSSYYDNLNHLLSQRCSAINVDMAVHFFNTTISLKPNANELSIKYVLRIQPNYRQKTLYDLCGSTLTLIFDLMVPSTYAVIEPLLNISTQQVGGSCPSLIALRSSVQRGFTCRPGEILSPLNATEDKSGNKIPRCLQCPAGSYASSNTNLCLPCPLGWYQDMLRQPSCRQCPEGTYTKSEGSKSVAECVPVCGHGTYSPTGMVPCLQCPVNAYSGTPPKEGFKECQKCVANTFTYGPGAQSINECKVKCPPGHYSETGLEPCAPCPVNYYQEKEGQTKCIECRLRERTLRPGERKKEACVQGQCSSIQCQNGGLCIVNKHEPYCYCPAGFSGQSCEVDIDECQSEPCFNGGTCIDHPQGYSCRCPAGFSGLQCQVEQEECLQDSCPEKAMCQNLPGINNINCLCRTGYEGHNCNITVNPCSNNPSPCENDAICIPLLQGRYHCRCPAGWTGTHCQTNIDDCADDPCLLGAQCTDLVNDFKCDCPPGFTGKRCEDKIDLCATNPCIHGLCVDRLFYHECVCEPGWNGTRCEINTNECASSPCENDAECVDLIDGYRCVCDPNSFTGSRCQHEIDACESSPCQNGGTCLDQSIGFRCQCKPGFVGLQCEAEVDECVSNPCSPLGTERCIDMDNAYKCQCHEGFGGELCETNIDECSSSPCFNGGTCVDQINSYRCNCPLGWNGPRCEKDVGMCDSSPCHNNARCVDLFQDYFCVCPSGTDGKRCQTAPQRCIGNPCQNHGMCQDYGSGLNCSCPAKYTGIGCQYEYHVCDEKRCQNGATCQDNYDGTYDCICPPGFTGQNCEEDIIDCLPTSCPPSATCIDLTNGFYCKCPFNMTGEDCRKPINIEYDLFFNDRSRSSNAALTIPFMLEESNSFTIALWVQFMPETIGTYFTLYEVDSPYVISKTQRPLVQANHLGVLISLFNDNGYNSKRSPDIFMPYLENVPINDGQWHYINIIWDSRDGTLMLVTDTALANTVQDYGTGGRLPAFGWVVLGAPVENSVPHLGEGFHGRLSRVNIWNRPLDMSVEIPSQIRSCKNSPVIYSGLLLRWTGYDTVLGTVERIGPGKCGERFCPNGYTGDDCRILQQDKIPPQVLHCPPDMWVISANTSTIVHWDEPQFIDDLRNTQVMEVQKIKPGESLKKGIYDLSYVALDEVGNTARCDFQIHVLREFCKIPDPPINGQRECSDWGPGGRFKVCQIKCNPGLHFAEPVPNFYVCGAEGFWRPKSSDQNLESPLVFPACSPKYSAQRIFRMVMNFPSSVVCSESGKKILTSRAHDSILRVDRAWKICSDNVRGSCKGLAINVKCIKGLQINTNRIVKRQTARSLSENSEEENQQDIYSLEVSFPANNDPIVASASTNSMIGQDKDTLEAIIRRAVVESAIFDVRDTLPNVAADLTSLDLITEYACPPGQVVIGNSCVECGLGTYFDDQTGRCVKCPVGSYQEELGQLHCKYCPVIGQRQGVTIIKGARHPSECRESCSPGLYYDMETSTCRPCGYGFYQPDEGSFTCIPCGPGLTTRSSEAISQKECRPECMAGFQLSSTGNCEACPLGYYRTRGQPSCEPCPAGYTTGSIAAINIGQCNLEICSIGHFLNVTTEECQQCPKGTYQDVEQRDTSCQSCPPNSTTNSIGSTSADQCSNPCLINDKIELCPPNSQCEAPSIGSEDFRCVCKDGYKEAPHPDGIAATPNSPFCIDVCDDYCINGGKCDWKMGMKKPRCECLINFYGDRCERKSELIYIASGIGAAVFFIIFMVLLIWMICVRTATRPISKKLSMHTIPADFGPTNGSQQNFYYGAPAPYAESIAPSHHSTYAHYYDDEDDGWEMPNFYNETYMKESLHNSKSNNGTLQGIANPSIYSTNKEDLYDRLRKHQYMGKKGDSNSESEDPVN